The DNA sequence aggtttttatttatttgtcagagagagagagcacaagcaaggggagggcaggaagagggggaagcagacttcccactgagcagggagcctgatgtggggctcgatcccaagaccctaggatcacgacctgagccaaaggcagatcttaacctgctgagccacccaggtgcccccaatcaACTGATTTTTCAACAAGGGTGTCAAGAGTATCAATCAGGGAAgagtggtttcttccacagaactCGGCACCCACATGCAAAACAGTGAAGTCGAACCTTAATAACCTGAAACGGAGCAAAGACCTAAATATGTGATCTAAAACTGCAgaagtcttagaagaaaatataggaacaAATCTTCATGACCTCGAATTTGTCAATAGTTTCTTAAACATAACAGCAAAGGCACAAACAAAACAAGTGATGATTggatttcataaaattaaaatcttccgTGCATCAGAGGACGCTACCAGGAAAGTGAAAAGAAGCctcagagaatgggagaaggtatttacaaatcaCATAGCTGATAAGCGTCTATgactccggggcgcctgggtggctcggtgggttccGCGCGGAGGAGCCGCAGCGCCTCGGACGCGGGCTCCGGAGGGGAGAGGCGCGAGGGTGGCGGCCAGGACGATGGGGAGGCCACCCGGAGCCGCGGACTCTGAGCTGGGAGGCGGGCTGCCCACACAGCTGGATCCCAGCCTCCGGGCGCCCTGCATTCGAACTTCCTGAGGCTGGAGAGACCTGAGCCTGTGTGCGGGCTGGGGATGGACGGGAGGTGGAGACGCTGGGCAGACCCCACCGGAAAAGGCGCGCAGCCGAGTTACTCCTGCTTCATCAATACAGGATTAAGTCAGCTTCGGCTTTTAAAAGctagtattggggcgcctgggtggcacagcggttaagtgtctgccttcggctcagggcgtgatcccggcattgtgggatagagccccacatcaggctcctccactgggagcctgcttcttcctctcccactccccctgcttgtgttccctctctcgctggctgtctctctctgtcggataaataaataaaatcttttaaaaataaaaaaataaaagctagtaCTAATGAAATCCTTAAACAGAAATTACGAATCTAGTAAATGAGGTTATAAGCCAGTAGCTCTTGTGTTAAActtatactcattttttaaaagattttatctttttacgtttttagttattcattcatttaagtaatctttacaccccatgtggggctcgaactcacgaccccaagatcaagaatccaGTGCCctacggactgagccaggcaggtgccccaaacttcacattcatttaaaaataattaatagtcTTTTCttaaagagcagttttagggTTACAGAAAAATGGAGCCGCGAGTACAGACAATAGGCACACAGGCCCAGCGTCCCCTACTCCCACCGCCGGTGGAGCCTTTCCAGCGGAGTCCGCGGCTCTGGGGCCGCGTCGGCCTCTCCGGCCTCCACCCTCGCCCAGCTCCTCCCGAGCCCGTCTTGGAGGCGCTCCGCCCCCTGCGCCCAGCGCTAAAAGGGTCCCGCATCTCCCCAGCCCGGCCCCACTGCGCCTCGAAGAGCTTGCAGGCAAGGCTCGGAggctttgcacatgctgttcccgcTGCAGGCTCGCCGGGATGTCCCTCCGCCCCCGAGGgcctccctccctgacccccgCGGGCCCGCGCGTCCGCGCCCCGGCGCAGcgctctcctcccccaccccccagccagcCAAGGGGCGCCGACGCGGCGATGGGGGCGGGCGGCCGGCCGGGGCGACAGCTGGGTGGGTGGCCCTGACCTTCCAGGTGGATCGATGAGGGGCGGCCCGCCCGCGCGGCTGCTGGGCGCTATAAAGGGGCCGCGCGGGGCTCGGGCGGCGGCAGCAGCGCTCAGCACCCCCGGCGCGCCCACCATGGCCATCCcgcccctgctgctgctgctgctgccgctgctgctccGGGGTTCTGCCGCGCTCCCCGCGCCCCCCAGGTGAGCCCGCGGGTCCCCCGCGACCCAGGCCCGCTCCTCggaaccccccccccgcccctcgcCTGGCCCTGAAACGGCCCGCGGTCCCGCCATCCCTTCCCCAGGGCCCCGCGGCACTCGGACGGGACGTTCACCAGCGAGCTCAGCCGCCTGCGGGACAGCGCACGGCTGCAGCGGCTGCTCCAGGGCCTGGTGGGGAAGCGCAGGTGAGGGGCTGCGGGCGCTGCCTCTGAGAGCGGGGGACACCTGCGGGCTGTGGGGGCCCTCCACCTCCAGAACTAACTCTGActtggggttggggggcagcGAGCAGGACACAGAGAACAGCACGAGCTGGACCAAGTCGGCTGAGGGCCGTCTCTGCCCACACTGGCCGGACACGCCCACCCTGCAGGCCtggtgagcacacacacacacacacacacaccccgcctcTGCCGCCAGCTCCTGCCCCACACCCGCCCTGTGGTCCCCGGGGGCACCCTGGGTGAGTGGCAGGAACGGACACGGCAGGGGGCCAGGGGTCTGGGAAGGTGAAACGGTGCCTGTGACAGAGGAGGCCCAGTTTCCCCAGGTGGGCAGCAGCCTGCAGCCCCTAACCTGGCTGTCTGCACAGGATGCCCCTGAGGGACCCCCTGGATCAGGCCTGGTCTCCCCAGCTGCCTCCTGGATCCGGGTCTGGGACCTCGTTTTCAGAGCCAGCCATCCCTGCTGTGAAGGGGACACAGAGGAGGCCCTGAGGAAGAAGGAACTTCCCGCTGCGGCTGCCACTGCAAGGGCCACGGAGTGGAGCCtggccggggagggggtggggaggaggagggggggctGCACGTGTCACCAATAAAGGAGGAATTCAAACTCTGGCCCCGTGAGCTCACTCTGCGCCATCTCCCAGGGCAGTGCTGTCAGAATGCAGGAGGGCCCTGACCGTGGCTCCTGGGACTGTGGCCACACCCAGCTGCCCTTTAAACCTGGGAAGCAAGTGGGGCGCCTCACCTCCCTTATCTCTCCGGTCCCTTTGACCGAGGTCCCCAGAGACCCATCTGCAACCCTGCATTGGCAAACACTCGGGGGCtctgggtggatgggtgggtggggagcacAGGACATCTGCCCCAGAGGCCACGTGTCCTGTCAGTGTGtggagcaggtggggggaggaagtTAGGGGGCAAGGAGGCTCGAGCAGGAAGCGGTGACCGGCCAGGTGTCTCCCGGGGGCCCAGGTGTCCCCTCCAGAGAGGATGGAAGCTATGTCTCGGCTCCTGCTCCAGGCTATGTGGTCTCAAATGGCTCCACCGTTCTGAGCCTGTGGAATGGGGACGGTGATGATACCCCAAGGGGAGCTGGGGTCTCCGGAAGCCACGCAGGCACCACCCACACACGTGCCAATGCCAGGAGCCTGGGGCAGGCGGGCGGAGCAGCCAAGCAAAGGCCTAGAGGGGGAAGGGCCACAGCCCCCATTGTCACAGCAGCCCCTCCCTCGTGTCCCCGGCCAGTGGCCTCTCCCCCGCTGCTGCTGAGGGCTTGGGGGGCCCTTGGAGTAGGGCAGGTGGGGGCCTAGGCTGAGGAGCCTTGCCAGGAACCCCTCCGTCAACCCAGAACCCATAGGGACCTGGGTTCCCCCCAGGAGCTCTCAACAGCCCCCTGATGCACAGCCACCCCATCTCTGCGGCCCGGCCCACCCCACACCCTTGGAGGAAACTGGCTTGTTTCCAGGAAAGGCAGGGTGACCCCAGGACACAAACAGCCTTTTCCTTGCAGACAGACCTAGATGGttggtgtggggagaggaggtggacctgGAGCGGACACCTGGAGGAACACCTGGGGCCTGAACCTTGCTGCAAGATGATTCTGGCAGaagaggccagcagaggggcagccggggttggggggtgggtgggtacaGCAAACACAGAAGCCAGGGCTGAGCCCctgccccagtccccacccccgtcccctcagcccctgccccagcttctGCCGGCCCAGCCACGCCCCGCAGCCTCATCCCCAGGCCCATGGTGCCCTGAGCACCTTCCGTTCGTGCCTCGGTGTCTGAGAGCTGAGTCGCCGTGGGTCCCCGCCTGTGGCGCAGCTCTGGTGGGGAACCGCCAGGTCTCCCCCTCCCAGCAGTAGGCTAGGCCTGGCCAGGCGGCCAGCGGGAGCCCCCTTGGTGGAGGCCGTGGCTGGTAAAAGATCATAAGGTGGGGCGGTGCCCGGCAGGGGCGAAGGTCGCCCGGGCTGAGACGCCACCACCAGCGGCAGCCAGCTGCTCAGAGGGTCTGGCCGGCGGACGGCCTCCGAGATGGGGGCTTGGGCCCTGCTGCTGCCACTGCTCACGGCCATGGCCCAGGCCCAGGGTACCCgcggggcaggggcagtgggcaGGGCGGCAGGCGGGCGGGCGCTGGCAGGGCACTGACCCTCCCTCTCCAACTCTCCAGTCTGCTCTGTGAGCAACGCCATCTTCGAAGTCCAGGAGAACACGAATCTGAGCGGGCCCCTGACGGACATCGATGTCCCTGCGGGCCAGCAGGTGACCCTCGGACCGTCGTCCACCCCCTACGCGTTCCGGATCCAGGGGACTCAGCTGTTTCTCAACGTCACTCCCGACTACGAGGTGCAGACGGCAGGCCTGGGCGGGGCACCCACGGGGGCTGCCGGGCGGCTCACCTTCCCCAGGACCTGTGCGGCCACCCGCACCCCTCCCCGGACAAGGGCGTTCCAGGGGTCCTGGGGCCTCTGTGCCCCCCAGGCAATGACTGACCCCTCTTGGGCCCCAAGGCGGGTAGGGCTGTGGGGGGATGGAGCTGCCTGGGCCCGCAAGGCCCTCTGGACTTAGCACGGATCCTGGGGACCCTGTCTGCCTGTTTCCTCACTTGTGACGTGGGGACGGCGTGCTGTGGTCAGCTGGGCAGGTGATCCCCGACACCCATCTGCCCCCTCAGGAGAACACAATGCTGGAGGCGCACCTGGAGTGCAGGAGTGGCAACACCGTGGTGAGTACCCCAAACCCCCCGGCCCCCGTGTTGCCACCCTCAGCCTGTGACGTCAATGCGCTCCAGGCTCGGACCTCTGTGCCCGGCTCGGCCCGGTCCAGGGCCACTCCCTGGTGACCCCACCCTGTGGTATGTTTTCAAGCGTCCCTCCTGTGTTGGCGCCCACACTTCCTCCAGCCCAGATTCTGCCCTGAGACGCAGAGACCCCCAACCCCAGACCCCCCGACATGGAAGGCACCTCAGCCTGCCAGTTCCCTCGCTCACGTCTCTGTCAGCAAGTCTGTGAGCTCTGCCTCAAGCTGGACTCCAAACCAACCAGTCTGGGCCACCAGCATCTCCTTTCTGGAAACTTCCAACTGGCAACTTGTCTGCTCACTCTGCTCTTGGCCTTGGCCAGTCCACTCTTAGTGTGGCACAATGCTGTGATCGAGCAAGGGGACACCCCCGGCTGCTTTCTCACTCAGAGTCGGGGCCAAATGGATTGTGCGGTGGGCAAGCCAGGTGCCCAGACCCCAACCCAACCCCGGCCTAGAACCCTTCCCGCAGATGTGCCTCGGCCTCCCCCTCTCACTGTCCCACGTCTTCACTCCaaagtcaccttctcagagaggcaCTGACCACTCTGGGCTAAGCTGTGAGCCCAGCCCCCACACCCCTGTCAGCTCGGCCTCCTGTGCTCGGAGCCTGTGGGCGCCCAAGGACGGCACAGCACATGGCCCACGGAGATCTCAGGATGAATCTCTAAAAGATAGGGACCCTTCTTACCACCACGGCACTGTGGCCACCTGCAACAAGGAACTCCTCGGTATCAGGGGATACCTGATATCCCCCCTTCCCCAAAGTCGCAGACACCCCAGCACAGCCCACCTACTGGGGCCGGCTGCTCCTTCCCCTACgcgcctccctgcctccccccttccttctcccctttctacACTGCTTGTTAAGTAAGgcctacccccaacatggggctcgaactcacaacccaaggTCAGAGTCGCCTCCTCCCGCTGAGCCAGCTGGCCGCCCCTCTTAAGCCTCTTTCAATCTAtgggttctcctttctctcttcctttttctttgagaATTATTTTCGAAGCAGTTCGACTGTTTTACCACTGTTCTCATGTGGGATTTTGCGGGgcgccccacccccgcccagcaCGTGTGCTGGTTGGCCGCCCGCCGTGAGCGCTGCGGGAGTGCCGACCGCGGTCTGTGGGGGGGGGCCCTGGGCAGGCGGCTCTGTCCGAGCTGTGCCCCAGGCCGTCCCGAGCACCCTGCTGAGCCACGCCGACCCCGCAGGTGACCCAGCTGAGAGTGTTCGTGTTCGTGCTGGACATCAATGACAACCCGCCCACGTTCCCCTTTGAAGTCAAGGTGGAGAATATCCCCGAGGTGAGTGAGACGGCCAGGGGCGAGGGGCCAGGGGCTTGGCCTCAGGGCTCCGTCCACGGGGGTCAAGGGCATAGCCAGACCACCCCCCCTGCACCCCCCAGGACACTAAAGTGAACACCACGGTCATCCCTGAGACGGAACTGGAGGCCCAGGACCTCGACAAGGACGACGTACTCTTCTATACCCTCCAGGAGGTGACCCCGGTCAGTGACCCCTACACCAGCTCCAGACCCGCCCTTCGGCCAGTCCCCCTCTGTGTCCTCCCAGCGTCCCAAGCTgagtcccagcccctcctccccagggcgCCCGTGACTTCTTCTCCTTGGTGGGTACCAACCTGCCCGCTCTGCGGCTGGACCGGACGCTGGACTTCTACACGTGGCAGAGCATGACCTTCCGGCTGCTGGTGCGGGTGAGTAGGCCCGGAGCTCAGGCCCCCACCCAAGCTGCCCCCAGCCCCGGACCCCCAGGCCTGATCCAGCCGGGCTCCGCGATTGCAGGACACACAGGAGGAAAATGTGCAGCCCAGCCACACGGCCACggccaccttggtcctggaggtgCAGCCTGCTGACCTTCGCCCCCCCTGGTTCCTGCCCTGTACCTATTCAGACCCTTACGTCTGCATCAACGCCGAGTACCGTGGGGCTGTCCCCACGGGGCACAAACTGgtactgggggcagggaggggccggaTGGCCATCAGGGACGAGGCCTGGGTGCCATTAGGCCAAATTTGGTTGTGATTTTCACATGAACGTTCCTTCGAAAGCCAATCCCACCCAACCACATGGTGGTGAGTGGGAACAAGCCCTCTGAGCGTAGAGGGGGCGCACAGGCGTGGCTGTCCCGGGGCAGGGCCCGGCAGCGCCTTGGGGACCCAGCAAAGTGGGCTGAGGGTGGCGGCATGAGGGGCCATGGTGGTGCTCCAGGGGGCAGCTGCCTCTCTGACCAGCTGACGTCCCCTCTCTGACCCGAGAGGCCCACGGAGGCACCGGGAGACAGCGGCGCCTGGACACGGGCTCCAGGGCCTCCTGCCCTACCGAGCGGCCCGAGTCCAGACTCCGCGTGACCTCTCCCTGTCCCGCGTGTGTGCTCGCTCTTGGAACGCCTGTCATTCAGATGCAATCAGATGTCTTGGAGCAAATGAACTCAGTAGCCACGGATCCCAAGGGGTGTGGTGGGCAATCCTGCGAGGGACGACTTCCCCTTG is a window from the Ursus arctos isolate Adak ecotype North America unplaced genomic scaffold, UrsArc2.0 scaffold_23, whole genome shotgun sequence genome containing:
- the SCT gene encoding secretin gives rise to the protein MAIPPLLLLLLPLLLRGSAALPAPPRAPRHSDGTFTSELSRLRDSARLQRLLQGLVGKRSEQDTENSTSWTKSAEGRLCPHWPDTPTLQAWMPLRDPLDQAWSPQLPPGSGSGTSFSEPAIPAVKGTQRRP